In the Nitrospinota bacterium genome, GGAGACCGGCAAAGTGCGCCTGGAATATCTGAGCGCCAAAGGAACACCCACCGGCATGCAAGCGAAAATAATCGACCGCGACGACTTCATGTTCAGTTTCTACCTCTGCGAAGAATACGGCTGCAACCTGTTGCGCCGCCTTGGTCAGTGGCCCCCGCCCGGTTACGAAGAAAAAGCGGACAACATCACCTGATTTCCCCGCCGCGCCGCCCGCCGCGCGCGTTCCCCCCATAACCGCCGCGTGAATTGCGCCCCAAGTCGCGGAAACGGGGTAGAATACCGTACATGGGGGAACGGATGAAGAAGAAGCCGCTGGAATGGCTGCGGCAGGCGGATTTCGATATGGATACCGCCGACCTCGTTCTGGGGGTGGGACGCTTCTTCTACGCCGTTTTCATGTGCCACCTCGCGTTGGAGAAGGCGTTGAAGGGCGTTTACACGGCCAAGCTGCGGCGCGTTCCCCCAAAAACCCACAGTCTGGTCTATTTGGTGGAACGGATGAAGCTGCATGTGCCGGATCCGATATTCGACTACCTCTACACGCTCAACCGCGTGAGCGCGCAGATACGCTATCCGGATGACCTGCACAAGATGCTCGATACGTTCAGCGAGGGAATGACCCGTGATCTCCTCATGGAGGGGAGGAAAGCGTTGGAATGGATAAAGGGAAGGTTATAACCGCTATCGGCCGCCTGAAGGACATCCTTCTCGCGGAAGGGCTGCATCTCGACCGGATCATCCTCTTCGGCAGCCGCATACGCGGCGACGAACAGGAGGAGAGCGACATCGACCTGCTGGTTATCTCGGAGGATTTTGCGGGGAAGAGCATCTTCGAGCGCGCGGCGCTGACGAAGAACGCCGAGATCACCGCCATGAAGCAGTTTCAGGTGCCGTTCGATATTATCACCCTCACCGAAGAGGAGTTTGAAAGCGGCGGTTCGCTCTTTGCGCAGTTCGCCGAAGACGGGGAAACGGTTTACCGCAAGCCGGAATGATACCTTCCGGGCGGATGCCTAGAACCGGTAGTCGAGGTTCAGGAATACCGAGGTGGTTTTGTAGCTGGAGGGGTACTTCACGGCGTTGAGCGTGGGGATATTCTGGTCGCTGTACTCCAGCATGCCGTAAAAGAAGAGCTGCCTGGTGACGCTGTAGTTCACCGATGCGCCGTAAATCATCTGGGTCAGATCGCCGTCGGCGTTGTCCTGTTTGCTGGACATGTAGGTGGCGCTCACTTCGCCGCCGATATCTTCGCGCGGGTTCGCCCCCACCGCGAAAAAGCCCTGCCATCCCTTGTTGGTGTAATAGTTCACCGCCCGGTAGGCGAGGTTGCAATACATCGTGCCCGGCATCTCGTTTTGCCGGTAACCGACGCCCATGATGTTGCCGTCTTTGCCGTCATTGCCGCGGGTGGCATAGGACAGGTCGGTGTATATCTTGCCGCCGCTGGTGATGCTGTAATCGGCATAAACGCCGTAGTTCCGGTTGATATTGTGGTCGATGCCGTATTTCATGGTGTCTTGCAGCCAGATGGCGCGGTATTGGTTATAGGTTAAATTCAGCCGTGCCGTCCAGCCCCACCGGTAGTTCATGTTCACGAACAGGGTGGTGATGTCGGGGCCGTCTTTGTTGCCGCTGGCGTCGCCGGAAACCTTGTTGTCCACCCGCAACGAGCTGTATAGGCTCATGGCGTCGTCCGGCGACCAGGCGAGCGAACCGTAGAGGTACATTTCGTCCTCATTGCCCTTGTGCTGGCTGGCGGCCAAACCGATCGAAGTGGAAAATCCCTTTGTGCGCAGGTAGGTGTAGAGTCCGTAGGTGGTGTAGTCGCTGGTGAAGTAGTCTTGCAACGGGTCGGCCTTGGTTCCCCCAAAAAGCCCCGCCCCGGCCGTCTCGCCCAAGGCGAAATCCGCGTTGAGGCCGTCCACCTTCGCGCCGGGCATCGGGTCGATGTACTGCCGGCCGAGGGTCAGCCTGGTTCCGGTGCCGGCCACATGTTGCATATCGACATTCACCTGGTCGATGCGGGTGTTGTCGATATGGCTGTTGTAGTCCTTGCCGCCCACGGTGCGGTATTGCCCGTCGAAGTGGAAGTCGGTTTTATCGGCCAGACCGAGCGCATTGAGGTAGAGGCGGGTGCGGGTGAAATTGTAGGTCTGGTTGGCCGCGTCGTCGTTTTGCATAAAGAGCGATTCTGAAACGCGTCCCTTGATTTCCACGGCGGAAGCCGGGGAGGGGAGCGCGGCCGCCATCAGCCCCGCCAGCAACCCGGCGGTAAATATTCCCTTCTTCATGTCCGTCACCATCAATTGCAGGCCGGTCCGTTATAGGCCGGGTTCTTAAAGGTCGATGTCGTGTGGCAGAGGGCGCAGTCCGTCGGGCACGGATTCGCGCCGGTATGCTTGCCCTGATAGGTCAGGCTTGGCGCCATGGCGGGCGTCGCGCCGGAGGTGTGGCACTTGAAGCAGCCTGATTCCACCGATGTGGCGGGGATCGAGAGTGTGCCGCCGCTGGCGGCGTGGCACTTGGCGCAGTCGTTCTTCACCGCGATGTGCGCCCCGGTAAAGGTCATGCTCTTGTGGCTGAATGTGGCTCCCGTCCAGGTGAATGCGCCGCTCTTGTGGCATACCACGCAGTTGGTGTTGCCGCTGGAGTGGAAAGCCGCGGCGGCCGGCTTGGTGAAGTCGGCCACATGGCAGAGGTAGCAGGTTTGCGGGGTGTTGCGGTAGTTGCGCGCCTGATGGCACTGCTCGCACGTGGCGGCGCGGTGTCCCCCTTCAAGCCGGAAGCCGGTCTCGGTATGCCGGAATTTTTCCGGGAACCAGTTTTTGGCGGTGTGGCACTGGCCGCAGGCCGCGGGGCCGAACTGGTTGTAGTGCGGATCGGTGTGGCACTTCACGCAGTCGGATCCAAGTCCGGTGAAGATGCCCTTGGTTTTGTGGCACTCGTTGCAGGCGATCTGCGTGTGGGCGCCTTGCAGGGTGAAGCCGGTCACTTCGTGGAAGAAGCTCTTAGGCTCCCAGTTCACGGCGGTGTGGCACTGTTCGCACTTCGGTCCCATCTTGCCCTGGTGCGCTTTGTCGTCCTGTTTCCGGTGGCAGTCGAGGCACTCGGATTTGAGCGGCTTCCAGACCTTGCCTTCGTGGCACTTTTCGCAGGTGACGCCGGTGTGTTTGCCTTCCAGCGGGAAGCGCGCCTGGGTGCCGTGGTTGAAGGTCAGCTGTTTCCAGTCTTTCGGGGTGTGGCACTGCTCGCATGCCTTGTCGCGGAACTGGCCGGCATGCGGGTCTTTGTGGCAATACGCGCCGGCGCAGCTCTTCGCGTCGATGCCGCGGAATGTCGGGATGCCGCCGCCGTTTGTTTTGTGGCACTTGTCGCATTTCGTTTCGGCGTGCTTGCCTTCCAGTTTATAGCCTTTGTATGCGGCGGCGTTGTGGTCGAACAGGCTCGGCTTCCACTCTTTCGGGGTGTGGCACTGCTCGCATTTTGCATCCTTGAATTGCGGGCCGTGGATGTTGCCCCGCTCCTTGATGTCGTGGCACCCGGCGTTATCGCAGCGGTCGGCGGCTATCGGCTTGAAGAGCGCCACCTGGGTGAGCGGGTCGGGCCGGTGGCATTTGTCGCACTTCATGGCGGCGTGTTTGCCTTCCAGCTTATAGCCTTTGTATGCGGCGGCGTTGTGGTCGAACAGGCTCGGCTTCCAGTTTTCCTCGTTATGGCAGCCGGCGCACAGCTGGCCCTTGAACTGCGGGCCGTGGATGTTGCCGCGGCTCTTGATGTCGTGGCATCCGGCGCCGTCGCAGCGGTCGCTGGCTATCGGCTTGAAGAGCGCCACTTTGGTGACCACGTCGGGGGCGTGGCACTTGTCGCATTTCAGGGCGGTATGCCTGCCCTTCAGCTTGTAGCCTTTGTACGCGGCGGCCGCGTGGTCGAACAGGCTCGGCTTCCAGTTCTCCTCGTTGTGGCATCCGGCGCACATCTGGCCCTTGAACTGCGGGCCGTGGATGTTGCCCCGCTCCTTGATGTCGTGGCATCCCGCGTTGTCGCAGCGGTCGCTGGGTATCGGCTTGAAGAGCGCCACTTTGGTGACCGCGTCGGGGCGGTGGCACTTTTCGCATTCCAGCTTGGCGTGTTTGCCTTTCAGCTTGTAGCCCGGATAGGCCGGGTCTTCATGTTTGAAGGTGGCCGGCTTGAAGCCCTGCACGGCATGGCACTCTTCGCATTTTTTCCCGGCGAACTGCTTGTCATGCACGTTGCCGAACTTTCCTTTGTCGTGGCAGCCGGGGGCGTCGCAGGCGTCGTACTTCGCAATCTTGAAGACCCCCTTGGCCCTTTCCACATGGCATTTCTCGCACGGCGTTTGCGCGTGCTTTCCCAGCAGCGGGTATTTGGTTGTCTTGTGGTCGAACTGTATCTGTTTCCAGTTGGCCGGCACGTGGCAGCTTTCGCATTTCGGCCCCAGGCCCCCTTTGTGCTTGTCGTCTTTCTTGTGGCAGGTGATGCACTGTTCCTTGTTCTCCACCTGGAACAATCCCTTCACGGTGTGGCACTTGGCGCATTCCACTTTGGCGTGTTTGCCTTCCAGCTTGTAGGGCTTGTCGTGGTCGAAGGTGACGTTTTTGCCTTTCCAGCCGTTTGTGTTGTGGCAGTTTTCGCACTTCTCCTTGAGCGTGCCTTTGTGGATATCGTCTTTTTTGTGGCAACTGAAACAGGCGGTTTCAAGGCCGGCGTAGCTGACGATCCCTTTTTTGGTTTTGGCGGTGTGGCACTTGATGCATTCGACGGGTGAATGCTTGCCCACCAGCTTGTAGCCGGTGGTGGCGTGGTCGAATTTCTTGATGTCCCCTTCGGTGCCGCGGTAACCGCGTCCTTTATGGTCCTTGTGGCACTTCACGCATTGCTGGTCCGCCACGCCGCCGTGCAACCCCTTTTTAATGGCTTGGGCCGCCGCCACGCCGGCGTGACAGCCCACCGACGTGCAGTTGGCGTTCGGAAGCCCTTCGCCCTTGGTGTGGCACTTGGTGCAGTTTGAAAGCCCTTCGAGATCGGCGTGGAACGATCCGAGTTCGCCGGGGCTGATCAGGCTGCCAAAATCGGCCGCATAAGAAGAGTGGGGGTGGCCGAATAGAATCAGGGCGAATAGAGAGAGTGCTAGCAAAAGACGTTTGTTCAAAGGCACCCTGGTTTTCCCCTAAAAATGCAAATTATGTATGCTTCTTGAAAGGTATCAGTCCGGCATTATCCCGTCAAGGGACAAAGTTCCTCGGGACTTCATAGAGCAATCCACATGCCATCGTTATACGGCTGTTTTTCCGGCCTTTTATACAGGAGCCGTCCGCTATACGGACAGCCGTGGAGGGCAAAACCGGACAAACTGTCCCGCTTTCCGAGGTTGTCCGCTCCCGCGGCGCGGAGTACAATCGGCGCATGGGATTGCTACGCTTCGCGCTCTGGGTGCTCGTGTTCCTCTTGGTGATACGGCTCATCGGCCGGATATTCCGCGCAAGCTTCCATATTGAGGTCATCACGCCGCACGGCCGCGGCAATCAGCGGCAGCCGCCGGGTGGCGGGGCGCCGGGAACCGGTGCCGCCGATATGGCGCAGGATCCGTCGTGCGGCGCGTGGATAGCCACCGATCAGGCGGTCAAGGTAAACACCGGGGCCACCACGCAGTATTTCTGCTCGCAGCAGTGTCTGGATGACTATCGGAAAAAACTCAATGGTTAGGGTGGGGATAGTGGTTGCGTCCGATTCGCGTTCCGCGGGGGGCGGCAAAGAGGATAAATGCATCCCGGCGTTGCGTGGATTTTTGGAGAAGAACGGCTATACGGTGGTGCATGCCGCCATCGTGCCGGACGAGGTGGAGCCATTGCGGGCGGAGATCATGCGGATGGCCAAGAGCGGCGCGGTTGATCTGGTGTTGACCAGCGGCGGCACCGGCGTCTCCCCGCGCGACGTTACGCCCGAAGCCACAAAGCCGCTGCTGGAACGGGAGCTTCCCGGCATCCCGGAGGCGATGCGCGCCACTTCGCTGGAAAAAACGGTAAACGCCGTCGTTTCGCGGGGACTGGCGGGGATGATCGGGGCTGTGTTGGTGATCAACCTTCCAGGCGCCCCCAAAGCGGCGGTGGAAAACCTTGAGGCGGTTCACCGCGCCATCCCGCATATTGTGAAGAAGGCCAAGGGGGATACCGCCGAGTGCGCCCAACCATAGAACGTTGCCAAGGAAGCAACGGGATCAGCCGGCGAGTTTTTCCTTGATCTTGTCCACCACTTCGGGGTTCACGATGCTGTGGAACTTCAAATAGTCGTCGAATGTATTGATGCTCTGCGCCTTCACCGCGTGGTCGAGCTGTTTTTGGGTTATTTTCTTTTTTTCCAGAACCAGCCACTCCCCCAGCCGGAGGGTGGAGGCCCGGTTGTTAAAAATGCGGATGTAATTTTCGCGCGTCATGATGTTCAGGTCGTTGATGACCGTAATCACGTCGCTTCCGGTTTCCTTCACTTTTTGCAGCACGAGAGCCCCTTGTTCGGGGGTCAGGTACCCTTCATCCGCCATTTTGCTGAGGAACGTGGTATGCGCCTCCTGGTTTTCCTTTACATACGCGTCGATGTCGGCCTGCGTGATGTAGCCGAGGTCGATCAGCACTCCGCCGATGAATTTTTTTCCGGCGGCGTGGCGGTTGACGCGGTAAGCGAGGAAGCGGTTCATATCCTCTTCCTTCAGCAGGTTGTGCTTGAGCAGCACCTGTGCCAGCGCGGCTTCTTCCTGCTCCAGAACGCTTAAATCACCCAATGCCATAATATCCGGATCATAGCAGAGAACGCGCCGCCGGGCCAATCACGTTTGGCGGGGAAGGCGCAAAAAGGGGCAGTGGATCAGTTTAAATTCCCCAATAAAGGCCGCGCCGCGGTTTGGGATTTGACCGCAAGGACGGTATCATATATTGTTTACCGGATTAACAAAGGGAGCAGACACAGATGATTATCGTGATGAAAGCGGGCGCTCCGCAAGAGGCCATAGAAGAAGTTGAGCGGCTGATCCGCGAGACCGGATACACCCCCCACAAGCTGGCGGGGGAAATGAAAACCGTCATCGCCGCCGTCGGCGACGGCCGCGACAAATCGCGCCTCGAATCGATGGAATCGCTGGCCTACGTCGAAAGCGTGGTGCCGATCCTGAAGCCGTTCAAGCTCTGTTCGCGCGAAGTGAAGAAAGAAGACACCATCATCGACGTGGATGGGGTGAAGATCGGCGGCAAACACATTGTGGTGATGGCCGGCCCCTGCTCGGTGGAAGGGGAAGACCAGATCATCGGCATAGCCAAAGATGTGAAGGCCGCCGGCGCGCAGATACTCCGCGGCGGGGCGTTCAAGCCGCGTACCTCCCCCTACTCGTTCCAGGGGATGGAGGAAGAGGGGCTGAAGCTGCTGCAGAAAGCGAAAAATGAAACCGGTCTCCCCATCGTCACCGAGGTGATGAACCCGCGCGACCTCGACCTGATCTATAAGTACACCGACATCCTCCAGATCGGCGCGCGCAACATGCAGAATTTCTCGCTGCTCAAGCTGATCGGGCAGACCCGCAAGCCGGTGCTGCTCAAACGCGGCCTCGCCAACACCATCCAGGAATGGCTGATGAGCGCCGAATACATCCTCGCCGAAGGGAACCGCGACGTGATCATGTGCGAACGCGGCATCCGCACCTTCGAAACGGCCACCCGCAACACGCTCGACCTCTCGGCGGTGCCGGTGCTGAAAGAGCTTACCCATCTGCCGGTCATCGTCGATCCGTCGCACGGCACCGGCTACTGGCAGTATGTCGCCTCCATGTCGAAGGCGTCGGTTGCCTGCGGCACCGACGGCCTGATGATCGAGGTGCATAACCGTCCCGAAGCCGCCTACTCGGACGGCGCGCAGTCGCTCAAGCCGAAAAAGTTCAGCCGGTTGATGGAAGAGCTCCGCCCGGTCGCTTTGGCGGTCGGCCGCACCATCTAAGGGGGGGGGGCGGGAAGCCGGTGCCCGCCATCGACGAAGTCTTTTCCCCAAATGGGGGATTGCTGGCGCGGCACTTGGCCGATTACGAACACCGCCCCGAACAGCTCGCCATGGCGCACGCCGTGGCGAAAACCCTCGCCCACGGCGGCCAACTGGTGGTGGAGGCCGGCACCGGCACCGGCAAAACGCTGGCCTACCTCGTCCCCGCCATCCTCTCCGGCCTGCAGGTGGTGGTCAGCACCGGCGTCAAAAACCTGCAAGAGCAGATATTTTTTAAGGACATCCCCTTCCTGCGCCAATACATAGGGCGCGAGTTCACCGCCGTGATGATGAAAGGCCGCGGCAACTACCTCTGTCCGCTCCGGCTCAAGCGGTTTTCCCAGATGCCGTTGCTGGAGCGCAAGGGGGAGGCCAAGCTGTTTGATGCCATTCTCGGATGGGCTCAAACCACCAAGACCGGCGATAAGGCGGAACTGTCCGCCGTGCCCGAAGAGCACCCGCTTTGGGCGCAGGTTTGCGGCAACACCGATTTCTGCATCGCCCAAAAATGCCCACGCGGCACCGACTGCTTCGTCGGGGCGTTGCGCAAGGAGGCGGAAGCCGCGCAGGTGGTGGTGGTGAACCACCATCTTTTTTTCGCCGACTTGGCGTTGCGCGGCAAAGGGGCGGGGAATGTGCTGCCCGATTATCAGGCGGTGGTTTTCGACGAGGCGCATGAAGTGGAGGAGATCGCGGCGCAGTATTTCGGCTTTGCCGTCAGCAACCACCGGCTGGAAGAACTGGTGCGCGATACCCTGCGCGAACTGGACGAGGCCAAGCCCCCCAACCGGCCGGAGTTGATACGCGACCTCGACAACCTCGACACCCGTGCCAAAAATTTCTTTTCCCGTTTTCAGCGCCACGGGAAGGAAGAGAGACGCTTCAGCCTGAAAGAGACGCCCCCGGATGCGGAGGCGGCGGAGGCGCTGTTGACGTCGTTGGCGTATTTGGAGGAAAAGATAGGGAAAATAGACCCGCTTCCCGATTCCACCCGCGCCATGGCGCACCGCCATTTCGCCATCGCCGCGGATCTGCGGGCGATACTCAAGGCCGAGAGCGACGAGTACATTTTCTGGGGCGAGACGCGCGGCGGCGGGGTCTACCTTAACGCCTCCAGCATCGACGTGGCGCCATTGCTGCGCGCCAACCTCTACGCCGGCCACACCACCATCTTTACCTCCGCCACGCTCGCCGCCGCGGGGGATTTCTCCTACTTCCGCAAAAGCCTCGGGCTGGACGCCGCCGAAACGATGGCGCTGCCCAGCCCGTTCGATTTCGCCACACAGGCGCAGATATACCTCCCCCGCCTGCCGGATCCCGCGTCGCCGCAATTCACCGACGCGCTGGCCGAAGAGGCGGTCAAGCTCATTACGCTGGTGAAGGGGCGGACGCTCTTTCTTTTCACCTCGTTCCGGGGCATGTATGAAATCCGCAAGCGGCTGACCGGCCGCCTGCCGTACACCCTGCTGATGCAGGGAGAAGCGTCCCGCACCGCGCTGCTTGAGCGGTTCCGTTCGGAGGTGGAGAGCGTGCTGCTGGCCACCAGCAGTTTTTGGCAGGGAGTCGACGTGAAAGGGGAATCGCTCTCCTGCGTCATCATAGACAAGCTGCCGTTCTCTTCCCCCGGCGACCCCGTGCTGGCGGCCCGTATCGACCGGATAAAAAAGAACGGCGGCCAACCGTTCACCGAGTACCAGCTTCCCGAAGCGGTGCTGGCCCTGCGGCAGGGAATCGGGCGCCTTATCCGCCACCGCACCGACCGCGGCATCATGATGATCGCCGACAGCCGCATCCGGAGCAAAGGGTACGGCAAGACGTTTTTGAAATCGCTTCCCCCCGCGCCGGTGGCGGATCGATTCGACGCGCTCCGCTGGGAGTAAGATAAAAACTGTTTTGACGCAAGGTGTGAAACCGTTATGATAATGGGTGAAACAGATAAATTATCAATATGGTAAAAGAGGAAATAACAAAACACATCGACCGTCTTCCCGGTTTTTCCATGACTGTGGCGAAGGTGATGCACCTGTCAAATGACCTGCGTGCTTCGCCCAAAGATCTCATTCACGCAATCAGCCTCGACCCGGTGCTTACCGCGGAAGTGTTACGCCTTATCAACAGCGCCTACTTCGGCATGAAACAGGAGGTGGTTTCGCTCAACCGCGCGGTGATCCTGCTGGGGGTGAACACGATCAAAAACGTGGCCCTCGGCAGCGCGGTGATCGGCAGCATGAAAATGCGCAACAACTTCAGGTTTTTTACGAGCGATCAATTCTGGGAACATTCGCTGGGCGTGGCGGTGGGGAGCAAAACCGTGGCGGCGCGCCTCGGTGTGCCGGCGCAGGAGCGCGACGAATATTTCATCGCCGGGCTGCTGCACGATATCGGCAAGGTTATTTTTGTGCAGCATCTGCCGGACGAATATGCCCGTCTCTCCGATCCCGCATACCGGCCCGGCGTGGCGAAATCCGAGGTGGAGGAGAAATTCATGGGGGTGAGCCATACGGAATTGGGCATGCTTATCGCGAAAAAGTGGGAACTGCCGGAGCAACTGCGCGAAACCATCGCCGAGCATCACTCCCCGAAGTTCGGCCGCCCAAACGACCAAGTGAAGGCGGCCGTTCACCTGACCGACTGGTATTGCAACCGGGCTGAAATCGGGATCAAGGGGCGCGCCGGAATGGAAATGCTTTCACCCGAAGTTTGGGATATACTTAAAATCTCTGAAAATGGGGTAGACGATGTTTTTAAAGACTTGGGGAAATCAGTTGAAGACGCGAAAGTTTTTCTTAAGAATTAGCAAAATATGAATTTGAGCTTTTGGGGGGTGCGGGGTTCAATACCGGCGCCGGGGCCGGATACCGCCCATTTCGGCGGCAATACCTCCTGCCTGCAACTGATGGATAGCGGCAGCCCGGTGATTGTGCTCGACGCCGGCACCGGCATCCGCAAGCTCGGCATCGATTTGGCCCGCAACCACAAAGACAAAAAAGAGATACACCTCTTCTTCTCCCACACGCATTGGGATCACATACAGGGACTGCCGTTCTTCGCCCCGTTGCTGATTCCCGGTTACACCGTGCATATCTACGGCCCGGTGCATTACGAAAAATCGCTGGAGGAAATTCTCGACCGGCAGATGGAATACACCTACTTCCCGGTGCGCGTGGCCGAGCTTCAGGCGAAAATCCACTACCATGAACTGAAAGAGGAAAATATCAACATCGGCGGCTACAACATCCGCACGAAGTACCTCAATCACCCGGTACTTTGCCTCGGCTACCGGTTTGAAAAAGAAGGTAAGGCGGTGGTTTACTGCACCGACCATGAGCCATACTACAATTTCCTCGGGGAAGAGGAGAGCGAAGAAGAGATGAACCAGATCATTGCCGAGCAAAACGGGCGGCTGGTGGACTTCATACGCGGGGCCGATCTGCTGGTGATGGATACCCAATACACCGAGGCGGAATATCCCTCGCATGTGGGATGGGGACACAGTTCCACCGCCCACAATTTCGGATTGGTCGCCAAGTCGGGCATAAAACGCTATGCCCTGTTTCACCACGACCCCGACCGTAAAGACGACGACGAGAAAAAGATCGTGGAGGATATGCGAAACCGTATCGCCGCCGCGGGTCTCACCATCGACGTTTTCGGCGCGCGGGAAGGCATGACGGTGGACTTCTGACGCGCCGGCAACCAGCGCTGGCCGGCGTTTTTTTGAAGATAATGGAAAAAATAGGGCCGGTTACCGCGCGGGACTGCCAATGCTGAAAAAAGCCAAGCACGCGCTGCGCAACACGTTCCTCACCGGCCTCTTTATCACGTTGCCGCTCGCCGTCACCATAGTCGTCATCCGGTTCGTCTTCACCGGCGTGGATGGGATATTCAGTCCGCTCATCACCCAGCTTCTCATCCTTTTCGGGGCGCATCTTGATCCCGAATACCGCATCCCCGGCATCGGGGTGGTTGTCACCATTTCGCTGATTTTCGCGGTCGGCCTCATCACGAAACACTACGTGGGACGCAAGTTCATCGCGATGGGCGAATCGTTAATCGTGAAGATACCCGGCCTCAAAGGGATATACTCCGCCTCCAAACAGATGATCGAAACCTTTTCCAGCGGCGGCATGGCGTTCAAGAAGGTGGCCATGATCGAATACCCGCGCAAGGGGATATACACCATCGTCTTCATCACCAATACCGGCCAGAGCGAAATAAGCGCCCGCGCCGGAAGGGATGTGGTAAACGTCTTTATCCCCACCACTCCGAACCCCACCTCCGGTTTCTTTCTCGCGCTGCCGAAGGAAGATGTGACCGAACTCGATATGTCGGTGGAGGATGGTTTCAAGCTCATCATTTCCGGCGGGATGTTCGTGCCGCCCCACGGCGCGGGCGGGCAGCCGGACCAAGCAGAGGGCATTTGATGGGCGGCGGCCCATTCAAGAACATCGTTCTCGATGGGCCGGTTTCGCCCGCGCTGTTGGGTGAACTGGCCGCCGGTCATCGCGGCACCGTAAAGGTTGTGGCGGATATCAAAAATGGGGCGATGGCCGCCGGCGGCGAATGGCATTCCGACTGTTTGACGTTGCTCAAGGCGCGGGGATCAAATCCCGCCGACTGCTGGGGGGCCAAGCTGAATGTTGAAACCGGCGCTATCGTTTATAAATCGCAGATCAACCAGAACCGCCCGGATAACCGGTTGGACGAAATCGCCGATGAAAATACCCGTGTGGCGGTGAAAGGGCTGATAGACCGGTATTTCATGGACGCGTTGAACGGCTTGCCCTGAGCGCGCCTAATGCCGTGGCGCACCGGTCCGGCCGCCGCAAAAGGGTTATAGGGTTCATCGGGGGGCATGGTACAATTTTTCCTTGATGGAACGAGCGGGGGAATCATGCGGGGAAAAATAAGGGAACAGTTCGCCGGGCTGCGGCTGCGCGTTAAAATAGTTCTCGTGCTGCTGATGTTCGGCTTGGGAGGGATACTCTTTTCCGGTATCGTCACCTACCGCGCCGGCGCGGAGGCGGTAAAGTTGACCGCCGAGCGGCTGCTGGTTGCCGTGCGCGACAACAAGCGGGCGGAGGTTGAGGCTTGGTACGCCGGCATTTTGTCGAGCGTGCGGAGTTTTGCCGCCGGCCACCGGGTGGCTGAGGGGTTTGCCGATGTTGCCGCGGCGCCGCGCGGCGGCTCCGCGCGCGCCATGGGCGAAATGCAGCAGCAGTACGCGGAGTTCCTCCGCGAGTACGGATTCGGCGATCTTTATTTCATCAGCGTTGCCGGCGAGGTGATTTATTCCGCTCAGCGGAAGGAAGAGCTTGGCGCGAATCTGCTTGCCGCCGGCCCGGGCCGCGGGGGTTTGCAGGATGTTTGCCGCAAGGCGTCCGGGGCCGAGCGCGGCGCGGTATTCATTTCCGAGTTTGCCCCCTACACGCCGGATATGGGGATGCCCGCCGCTTTCGCCGCCGCCCCCATTTTTGCCAAAAACGGCTCACGGCTTGGCGTAATGGCGGTGAAGATTCCCAAAGACCGCCTCAATGCCATCATGCGTGCCGAAGCGGGGTTGGGCAGAACCGGCGAATCGTATCTGGTGGGGGAGAACGGGGCAATTTTGACCGAGAGCCGTTTCGCCGCCACGTC is a window encoding:
- a CDS encoding DUF502 domain-containing protein; the encoded protein is MLKKAKHALRNTFLTGLFITLPLAVTIVVIRFVFTGVDGIFSPLITQLLILFGAHLDPEYRIPGIGVVVTISLIFAVGLITKHYVGRKFIAMGESLIVKIPGLKGIYSASKQMIETFSSGGMAFKKVAMIEYPRKGIYTIVFITNTGQSEISARAGRDVVNVFIPTTPNPTSGFFLALPKEDVTELDMSVEDGFKLIISGGMFVPPHGAGGQPDQAEGI